Sequence from the Argentina anserina chromosome 7, drPotAnse1.1, whole genome shotgun sequence genome:
AATGAGCCGATTTTTCGAGatcgatttatttgatttggtAGAAATTTTATAAACTTTGTACGATTAATAAAACGCAATGTTTCGCCTCACGACAttgtaaatcgaaaaaaaaacggAACCGTTATcagaaattttaattagaaaaacgttacgtttccgcgacgcgagAATCAACTTTTACTCCATCGTTCGGTTGCGAAAaattccttcacgaaagtgtagagctcgtcgatacaagttcgtggacacgtcacgcgttctaatcggacgtcgtacgtgaaagttattaacgacggaagtcagtttccaattttggaaatgAGTATGAAAGGGAATTAAttggagctagggtttccattttcggaaaccctcaccCCGCCTCAatcctttctctctcctctctctctctctctctctctccccgatcgctctctctccccgaccctcACACCCCTCGCCGACGATGTCCCTCCACCGGCCTCCGTTTTTGACACTTCCGGTGTCATTGGGATCGCACGGCCTCAACTCATCGGCCGGTGGTGATGGCGGCCCACCCTAGGCAGATAATCAGTGGCGTGGACGAAGCACCAACTCGGCACCGTCGATCTCTACGTCGCCGGCGTCACAGGAGCTCGGGGCCACGATGACTAgctctccctcctcctcctcgacGCAATTTGACCTACGGTGAGACTCGATTCGAGCGACGACGCCATCGATCTCCTCCCCTCGAATCCGAGACTTTGCGGCGGCGACTGCGGCGGTCTCCGGCCGGTTTTGGGCAAGTTGAAGGTAATGGTGTGATCGTCTCCTCCCATTCTTTGATTTTCATGTTGGTGGTATATTGTTTTGATCGGAGGTAGAGGAGCGGCGCGACTCGCTGTCTGTGGCGGCACGTGAGCGCATGTGGAGTAGGGTAGGGGCGGCAGGAGGCAGTGGGGGCGGTGAGGGGAGAAAATGAAGGagttttgggcggcggtggcgagcTACGCACCGCTTTTAGGATAGGTGCGTGAGTGCCATGCGCTGTCggcggaggtggcgcgtgaaccccacgcgccgccatgtgcggcggcgtgtgaacaatgatttcaaacagtaatttttgtaaaaattattttatgtgcggtgaatgtaaaaagtaatttacatatagtaaatgtgaatttattttacgtacagtaaatgtgaatttattttatatacggtaaatgtaaattacgtacaataattgtaaaagtaatttctgaagggtaaatcggtaattattatttactgagacagtatttacgattgaatagtacatgaatatacaagaatacgtaaacagtatgtacttatacagaaatacgtaaatagtatgtactcgtacaagaatacataattaatatgtatttgtatagtaatacgtgaacagtCTCAAGACAACCGCACGGTCAGCTACTCCAACCCGTAGACGTGGCACGCCGCCCATCGCCGCCTAGAAGCCATATCGGCGATTTGAAGTTCTGCAATTGCATTGTCGTCCAAGCTCCGTCTTTGGCGACGCCAGAGCTTGCGACGCTTCCTTCTGTAGTCCTTCTTTCCTCTGATTCCGATCCTAGGTGAATTGAAGCTCGAATCAAGCCGGTTTAATCACGATCTCCAACCATCGATCCGATCACTTGCAGCGGCGTTTCCGGCGACCTCTGGCCTAATCCGAGCTAGTTGCAGGTACGGTTACAATCTAGTCCGTGTAATCCACGTTTTTTATGTTGGGAATTTTGTAAATTGTAGAAGTTTGGCCggagatggtggtggtgcGCGTGCCGCTGCCTAGGGCGGCGTATGGGAGGAAGTGGGCGGCAGGGAGACAGCGTTAGGCTGTAGGATGAAACAAGTGGGAAGAGGGGTGGAATTTGTGGCCGCAAGCAAGCTCACGCGCAACTGTTTGGACGGCATGAGAGCGCCACCCGCGGCTGCTAgagggtggcgcgtgaacagtatttTGTGCACAATATGAAACATTGTTTCAGCTGTAATTAATATTCACCTGAGGTTTTACGGGTTATTTTCTAAGCACGTTTTTATGCTATTAGATGACCGAcaaaacgagtgagggaatcacCCTCGATGTCGttgaagttgcacgcaggaaataaggtgagtaaatctcaccataacaagtctaccattggcggtgactcatatttgtgattcttttaaaagagtgaactgtgacatctatataatatagtgcgttgtgtatgtgtacaaaaatggtaaatacaatacatatatatgggttgttatATTCTTTAATGTTacagtttttatttaaattgtgaaattattgtttttgattaattgtggCAGATGAGACTGGAAGggagataatgtaccttccggtataatAGATTATTGGAGTGACTTTAcatatattgttatgcgagagtcgcttggttgtagtacataaacatgtgTGAATTCTTATAttatacgtggttttaacattgaatcttgttaaaatgttttctggtcttcgaaCGATGTTGGCAttaaatcggaaccaagccttggccgggtgtcagttatgatcagttagagctctagtctgtatgctggtgtactgcatgaagggtaacaaatgggttgctTAGGTCTCACGAGTACACATgtttttaaaatgatattgggtaaccagatgggctgcccagtgtctcatgagtacacatattttaaaataatactGGGTAACCCGATGGGCTGCctagtgtctcatgagtacacatgtctTAAAATGTTATCTATTACATTTCCttgtatgtgatgtatgttataatgttggtttactcatacgggctgaaaagcttaccgggtttgtgtttacaatcctggtccaccaaatcgatggtgtaggggatagttctgcatgtggGGATTAGCAAGCTCAGAGGGCTTACTCGGAAGATTACTGaggatttctttcttctgtttgtggtgaggattgagtgaatattacatttccaattgttataatacttaagatataaactggttatgtattattcaagtcgccTGAGTCGTACTATGAATTTAGTTTCAATACACTGTtgctataagatgatttcaatatatttgggattagtttagaattttcatggcttcgaattcaaattttttatcattcgaaatttcggggttgtgacacTGCAAGTAGTTGTTGATACCATGAATGAATTGGTACCCGGCCAAAAAATTTATAATGGAGAAtaatatacaaattaaaaATCTGAAGCACTTGTAAATGACAGATTTAGGCAGAAGCAGTAGCACATGTATCTGTTGTATGCCTTGTATCCGAAGGTTTTAGACGTTTAGTGTATTACAACGGCAAAAGTAGCAGCGTTAGTCGACGATGCCTGATGGATAAACTAAGTCCTTAGTAACTTCACTATGACTAAGAGCCTATCTGATGTGTATAGCCGGTGAAATTCAATCATTTATCAAAAATCATTGTTCTTAAGTTGGCAGAGCTACGGAGGTACTTCACTATGAGTCAATGATTTGAAAAGTAACAAGAAATTTTTTTGATTTGGCAAGGAGGATCTGCCTGTCTCTGATCACAATCACAGATCATGAGAAATGGTGTTAATAAGTAAGGTATTTTGTAGAGGCCCTCCCAGGAATAGCAATACAAATCAGAGTTTTACAACATTCTCATTGGGTTGTCCCCTTTTGACATATACGGGAGCGTGCTAAGTTCTAACAACTTTTATTAATGAAAACTTTCACCCGATGCAATTGATCAAATGATCATCTAAAGTCCCTTTAATACTAATAGCCAATTAAAGTGCATTCAAGAAATCATAATAGCAGTAAGAACATATTTTCACCTATTGTCAATGTATTTCAACAGCCCATAGTCCGGTAGGATTATACAGTTGTCAGCTTCGCTGCTTGAGCTCGAAACAACTCATTTTTCATACCATAATAGAGTGGTCCCATGCTGGAAAAGGTGATGAAGTTCCAGCCGAAAGCTGATCCTCCAACAACACAAGTTCCTATATTTTGACCATCTTCAGCCTGCTGCTTCTCACCAGCTACACCTGATGGAAGCTCATCTTCTGATGGTGCACCAGATGAAAGCTGCCCTTCTAGCACATTGTTATATCTTGGTGCAGTAAGCGCTTTTGGTGTCATCTGTTTGTATAGTTCCATCAGAAGTTTCACCTCTGCATATATGCCGCATACAATATAAGTTCATCTCATAAGCCCATATACATTTAAGCCTTAACCATCATATAAAAAGGTAACAAACAATATCTCAGGCAAGTAAATCCACCATAAAACGTTGAATTCTAGTGTGTCTAAAAGGATCCAAAACTGGAGCACAAGAATCTAACCGTGTAAAATTTTGAGAAGATGCAACAGATATCATTAGCTATAGTAAGCCAAACGTATGAATTTTTAGCTGTGCAGTTAGCTACTTTTTCTTGTACACTCTTCAAGTATCCTCCTTTCAGTGAAAAATAAATGCTTGCATCAGACTTCTTTCTGTCTCTAGCAGAAATCTTAATATGGCTTCCACATAACATCTAAATGCTATGCTAACAGTATCTAAATTGGTGGACAGTGCTAAGATGACAAACTGAATTCAAGGATGAACTCTATTAGTCATTCAAGAATAATTGATAAATCAAGTTACAACATCTATGAAACTTGTTTCTATGATACACCTGTCATCAGTATGCAAATTCAGGTCAGTCTTATCTAGCAAAATGTCACTGCATGAAAACCccagaaagaagaaaagaatcaTGATGAGCTTACGTTCTTGAATTTCATTGGCCGCCTTGCACTTTTGAAATTCAGGGGTCCGGAGAACCTTCAAGATAATCATACGAAAACACATTCAGAGCCATTCATACAAGGGACACAACATAGCAAAAACAATTAGCATTTTAAAACGCTGGGATGTTGAATATCAATCAAGTGTGAATCTATTCAAAAACTAGATACATCACATATTCTAACAACCAAGTTAACACCGAATGGTCTACCCACTGCAGTCTCTCGACGACCTAATGCACATTAAAGCAGCTACAATCTCATATGGCTTAATACATCACTAGTTACGATCCATTAAATATCAAACTTCATCCTCAGCATCAAAGAATCAAACTTGATCGAAAATGACACTAAATTATCACTAATATTTAAGCGTTTCACGGATTTTTTTATCAACCTTAACTCAGTTCATCATGTAAACGTCATATTGCATCCTCACTTAGCATAAACAAACCCAAAAATTGCGAGCAAACATCTCTAAGAACAATGAAATCAAGATAAGATTAAAAGCCCAGAGCACCATTCATCCGAAACAACTAGAAATTGAGAGAAAGATGCAAACTTGGAGAAATGGGGGGTGAGTAATAATACCTCAAGAACATTGGGACGAATGTCTGTGAGGAGAGCACGAATCTTGAAGGAGGTGGAGTTTCGGGCATCACTATCAAGAGTTCTCTTTTTGGTCTTTGAATGAAGATGAGGGGGAGTTTTGACTGAGTATGGAGGAGGATTTGGGATTTGGGTTGCTTCTTCCATTTGATGATGCTCTCTTGCTACCCAACACTGTACAGTACTTGGTAAGATGCAAGATTTTGGATTTAACCCCTAACTTATGGCAGTTTGAACAATCAgcttttagagtttttttttttcagaatacCCTTTTTTTTCCCTGTACAATATTAGCTTGATAAAATTTCTTGTATGCACAACATGCAATTTCACGATATAATTCTAAACgtctatatattttatttgttgtgCATCTATATAAAAGTCTTTGGTTCTAATTATCTGTTGTGTATTGATGAACATTGTGGTACTCTATAAAAATGTGACCCAATCTTGTATTCTACTAACTCAACACAATTTTTTCACTGTAAGACATTATAAATATGTACTAACATTCTAACGTTTTAAAATAGTAGTGAAATTTGCACATTACAAATATCAATTCACACACCTTGACTCTGCCCTACAATAAAAACGGTAAATGTGTCTCACCATGAATAATTTGAAGATAAAAACAACAATGACAACTTTAACACTTCACTAATAGAAAGTGATTAAAAAAAGGTCTAATTTCAGTGTATTTAAATATTTGGGGGTACATCTTTTATACTGCGAAACCGTGTGATATATGATATATCAGTTCTGAAAGGATCggaaataaattataaaaaccaATTCCTTCCAAAACCTTCTACCACACTCTCTTCCTTCCCCCTTGCAAAGCTGAAGACTGAAgagccctctctctctctctgtctctatTTCACAAAGTGCGCTCCGATTCTGAATCCTAGAGAAGGCAAAAGAAGTAGAATCAGGATGAACCCACAAGTAGATAAGCTGGTGAAGAGGACAACCATAGTGGCTACTATTACTGCTTCTTATTTTCTCTTGACTGCTGACTATGGCTCGGAGCCCAATGTTCTTGACCCTGTATGTTTTCTTCCACCCCcttaatttctttcttctaaATATACTATTGAATCTTGTTGAGAAAtgacacaaaagaaaaataagaaattagTAATCTTGGATTACAATCAGATTGATCTTTAACAATTTATGGTTAAATTTCTTTTGGATAATTTCCCATATCTGTGTTTAGGCAAGCTTGCTTTTTTAGCTCACAAGTTTGGATCTTTCGTTGTTGGGTATGAAATTGGAGTAATTGGGTATTGGTTTGTGTTTGGGATcaatatttttgtttatatgttGCTGACTCAAGTGTTGATGAAATGTTATATGGAGCAGTGATGTGCTGCCTGTATAGTTAGTTAGTTACTGTTTCGAACCAAAAGTGTTTTGAATTTTCTGCACTTCAAGATGAAAccggtttttttatttttgtttgggTATTTGATTGGCCCGGTTTTGTTATTCACTTAAAAAGTAATAATGGGGATGTGAATATAGTTAAAGCTTCTTCGAGTATGTTTTGGTATTTGTGCATCATCGATCTTGTGGAATAGCAGTAAGGTCGTTTTCCTGCTGAATGCAGAATTTCGGTTTCCATCAACTGAGGCTGGcttaattaagaaaatgaaagaactCTATAAATCTAAATTGGTCAGGGCAGTTGGTACATACTTAGAGCTAGAGATCCAGCCGTTCAGCTGCTGCACTCCCCATATCGCCTGAGACTGAAGAAGAATGTGCACCGTAGAAATAGGTGCAGTATTTTTTAAGAAATGAGGCACTTTTTAGTGGGAATGATTTGGTTAAAAAGAAATACAAGGATTGTGAGGGcattagaaaaagaagaaaaatgtacTGCTTTGATCAAGTTTGTGTTAACCATAAGCTTTCTGGATGCAAAAGATGTTTCATTTTTTGATAGTCTTTTATTCGCTTTGATGTCCTTGAATGCATTTTGTGGTAGCAAGTTCTACTCAAATATGGAGAGCTAGACTGTCATTGATTGGTAGCTTATAGCATTTGTTTTGTAGTAGCTGCTTTGATGACTAATGACACAATGTTGTGTTGGCAGATTAAGAGGGCGATAAAGTCTGCAGAAGGCTCTGTTAAAGACTTCATCTTTGGATCGAAGACTCAACCTCCAGAAAGCAAAGTGCAGAAGCTGAGCACTAACAGTGCAAAGGAACATCCTTAGTTAGATAGGCGGTTAACCTTGTATAGAACATATCGGCTTAGAGACTTTTCACTGTTCGTTTGGCTGTGTCTGCAGCAGTGATGTTGAACCTTGTGTACCTTCCGCAGAGAGATATTTTCATGTTTTGTTTATGTAGGATCTTTTCCAAACTGCCTAGATAAAATCCAACTTTGTGCCTCTCTCGATATGATGATGTTCATTACATTAGACGTGTTATCTGAACTATTCGAAACCTTCTAGTGACTACTGGATGTAGAAATTGCAAGGAAAATAGACTCAGCTGCTTCAGTTTTGCTCTCTATTCAGCTATGTTTGCTTGTTTTTGGCGGGTATCCTGATCCTAGAAGTCGACTCAATCCTGGTGGGACCCTTCCTATCAAGGGAGCATTCTATGACTCAAACTTAAATCAACGGTTCTCATGAGCCTGGGGATTTCCATGAGAATCCAAACTGATATATGAACATGTGTAAAAACCTCCTTCACATATCAGTCATGTAACTACCTCATTCATCTCCTCCCTTCTTccctctcaagtctcaactaACACTCTCCCCTCAACTCTCTGAAACCCTATCATGCTCTTTGGTTCTTCCTCTTTTTTCATCTCCCTCCAAACCTCAACTTCCACAAATGCTGACACAACCCACAAACTGCATCAAACCCACCTCCAACATCCTCTTCTCTTCCAACTCTATCCCCAAAACATTCCCTAAGCTTCATCCACCCTTAAATCCCAGAACCCTCTCCTTCAAACTCAACTGCTCACAGTATCCAAACCCAactccatcttcttcttcttcttcctttccatTCCAACCCCTAATCTCAGTCTTTAAGATCATACCGGACTGGGCGGACGAGATCAAAGAGCGTGGCTTTAGACAGGACAGGACACTCTATGACCATGAGAAATGGGTTCACCACAGAAGCTCCTACCGCCATCTCCGCCACTTTCTCACCAGCCTTTCCTCCAGGGTGATTTTGTCTTTAATTCCTCCAGTGATTGCTTTCACCTTGGTGGCAGTAGTGATTGCAAGCTACAATACAGCAGTTGCATTGGAGTGGCTTCCGGAGGTTTTCCCCATATTGAGATCCTCAACTTTACCGTACCAGCTCACAGCGCCGGCTCTGGCGCTGTTGTTGGTGTTCAGGACAGAGGCTTCATATTCGAGGTTTGAAGAAGGGAGGAAGGCTTGGACTAAAGTGATTGCGGGGACTAATGATTTTGCCAGGCAGATAATTTCCGGGGTTGAAAGTTCCGGGGATGCAGAGCTAAAGAAGGCACTTTTGCAGTATGTCGTGGCCTTCCCGGTTGCACTTAAGGTAGGTGAATCTATAATTTTCCGTTGTGGTCTGTTTGAACCCTTTGATATTTGTTTATACACTGATTGGTAAGAAAGAGATGCAATGTTATAAAAATTGATCATTGAACAACTAGGAAGCATTACCTAGCGCTGAAGTTTTTGTCCTAATTATTTGGCAAGGATAATTGTTTGGCTGAAAATAGTGTTGAGGAGTAAATTTATGGTTTATGTTTTCGAGCTTTACATGTTGCGGAAGATAAATACAGCCCTTGCATTGGGACCTGATTCACCAACGTGAGGTGTTGGTTCTTCCAATCATTTCTAGTCCACATGTGCAGTGTTTTAGACCTATGGAAGCCATTGCATCCTTGGTAGAACTCAGCTTCATTAAgttttgtttctttacatTTCCAGAAAGGATACAATTCTGTTTCTTTTTCAGTCCTTAAACTGTTGTTTGATTATATTGTTTGTGATCAGTTGTTACATATTAACTTTTTAATTGCAGTGTCATGTCATATATGGCTCAAATATGGGACGCGACCTCCAAAATTTGCTTGAACTAGATGATCTGCTAGTTGTTTTAAGCTCAAAACATGGACCTGGCTGCATTATTGAGTTCATCTCCCAGACTATCCGAATGCTAAAGTTGGAGGAATCAAGGAGAAATATGCTGGTAATCCCTTCCTCaatcaacaaaacaatcaAGTTACCATTTTACCTTGAAGTCTCATTTACCTTGACAAACTTACTAGTTGCAATTGAGATTTCTTTTTTGCTAAACAATCTCCAGCTTTTAATAATTTGGAAAAAAACTAAAGCTTTACGGATAGGGAATCCTTATTAGCATCTTACGTGTGCTTACCGTTACACAGGAATCGTATATGTCTTGTTTCCATGAAGGAATTGGTGTGTGTGAAAATCTCATCGGTACTCCCATTCCTCTCTCTTATACACGCTTGACTTCAAGGTTTCTAGTCCTCTGGCATCTCACTCTCCCTATCATACTTTGGGATGATTGCCACTGGATTGTGGTTCCTGCTACCTTTATTAGTGCTGCTTCATTGTTCTGCATTGAAGAAGTATGTTCTCTTCCCTTTCTGCTCTGTAATATTTTTATTGTCTTTTTCGGTACCTTCTTCTCAGCATTTTGCTTGAGATACAAGAACAAAAAGATCTTCTATGCTTGATTAAAAGTTTTAATGTGCGGAAAAATTTATTGTGGCTAgcttaaaatttgaaatcagAAAGTGATTTCACagaattatatatgttcactTGTAAATTGAAAGTTCCGGTGGCTTAGAAGCCTAAAACAGATTTCGTGTGGCCTCAATCATTTCAATACTGTAGTAGACAAATCAAATGAAGAATGCTAGTTGTAATTTTTCGGTCATATACTATTGATCATTAACTTGTCACTTGTGCATGTTTCAGCCTTAGTCCCTTAATTTTAATGCTACTCATTCCTGGACTAATATGGAAATTGATGCCTTCAGGTCGGTGTTCTCATTGAAGAGCCATTTCCAATGCTCGCCCTTGACGATCTTTGCAAATCTGTTCAAGAAAACGTACAGGAGGCTCTTACAAGAGAAAAGCTAATCCAAGCGCGTCTTGCTGCAAAAGGAAGGATCCGAAAGCAACAGCACTCCCCAAATGGTCAGCCAAAGTACTAATTAGATGAGAAACTTCCACCGGAATGATCTTCTCCACAACATTATAGACAGCCGCCTATACTTCCCGGAGTCTACAGAATAACAAGCAAGTTTATTGCAGTTTCTGCCGTGTAGAGGATGCGTCATCTAGAGGATGTATCACTATCGAGCGGCAGTATAaaattgtaaatatataaattagacTATCATCAAGGAATACTTTAGTCTTGCCTTGTCTGTTTAAACAGAGGTATACATTCCATCAATGTATATGTTCATTCCCCATCTTGCCCTGCATTGACCTTTTG
This genomic interval carries:
- the LOC126802772 gene encoding uncharacterized protein LOC126802772 — its product is MEEATQIPNPPPYSVKTPPHLHSKTKKRTLDSDARNSTSFKIRALLTDIRPNVLEVLRTPEFQKCKAANEIQEQVKLLMELYKQMTPKALTAPRYNNVLEGQLSSGAPSEDELPSGVAGEKQQAEDGQNIGTCVVGGSAFGWNFITFSSMGPLYYGMKNELFRAQAAKLTTV
- the LOC126802774 gene encoding uncharacterized protein LOC126802774 isoform X1; its protein translation is MNPQVDKLVKRTTIVATITASYFLLTADYGSEPNVLDPIKRAIKSAEGSVKDFIFGSKTQPPESKVQKLSTNSAKEHP
- the LOC126802774 gene encoding uncharacterized protein LOC126802774 isoform X2, coding for MNPEVDKLVRRTTIVATIAASYFLLTADYGSEPNVLDPIKRAIKSAEGSVKDFIFGSKTQPPESKVQKLSTNSAKEHP
- the LOC126802770 gene encoding UPF0187 protein At3g61320, chloroplastic-like — its product is MLTQPTNCIKPTSNILFSSNSIPKTFPKLHPPLNPRTLSFKLNCSQYPNPTPSSSSSSFPFQPLISVFKIIPDWADEIKERGFRQDRTLYDHEKWVHHRSSYRHLRHFLTSLSSRVILSLIPPVIAFTLVAVVIASYNTAVALEWLPEVFPILRSSTLPYQLTAPALALLLVFRTEASYSRFEEGRKAWTKVIAGTNDFARQIISGVESSGDAELKKALLQYVVAFPVALKCHVIYGSNMGRDLQNLLELDDLLVVLSSKHGPGCIIEFISQTIRMLKLEESRRNMLESYMSCFHEGIGVCENLIGTPIPLSYTRLTSRFLVLWHLTLPIILWDDCHWIVVPATFISAASLFCIEEVGVLIEEPFPMLALDDLCKSVQENVQEALTREKLIQARLAAKGRIRKQQHSPNGQPKY